The following proteins come from a genomic window of Malus domestica chromosome 02, GDT2T_hap1:
- the LOC103407699 gene encoding rust resistance kinase Lr10-like: MQKLIISYFCILLLVFFKLVGASHACLESKCSDDQGAAIHFPLRISRKHHCGNPGLECNVRYEQQILVKLFVKHIDYKRQEIQVYPPSDCLLLKPVEVTNIDYKRQEILVSPPSNNLSYSFIRNLTLFSCPTSVARDTYAYQVHCLGDPGSRIYALDSTYQLENLFENLQSCSKMYDVLSGNWEGNGSVLQFKWSKPNCTECEAEGKMCRWKNNGTNSEIECQRVRKPSNTWKLVVTGGILGALLLVLLMIAAYRVYSTDRKEKESRLRIERFLEDYKALKPSRYSYADIKRITNQFKDKLGEGAYGTVFKGMLSSEFFIAVKVLNSSKGDGEEFVNEVRTMGHIHHVNVARLVGFCADGFVRALVSLQDFISSADSKNSLLGWDKLQDIALGIAKGIEYLHQGCDLRILHFDIKPHNVLLDQNFTPKISDFGLAKLCSKDQSLVSITTARGTMGYIAPEVFSRNFGNVSYKADVYSFGMLLLEMVGGRKNIGSTTENTTNEIYYPQWIYNLLEEGDDLRIRIGQEEDGKIPKKLAIIGLWCIQWHPSDRLSMKTAVQMLEGGGGESLTMPPNPFMPTGPTTRNARRLEREAIAELE; encoded by the exons ATGCAGAAATTGATCATCTCTTACTTTTGCATATTGTTACTGGTTTTCTTCAAACTAGTTGGAGCAAGCCATGCGTGCCTGGAATCCAAGTGTAGCGATGATCAAGGCGCAGCTATCCATTTCCCATTGCGCATCAGCCGCAAACATCATTGTGGAAATCCTGGGCTTGAATGCAATGTAAGATATGAGCAGCAAATACTAGTAAAATTATTTGTCAAACACATAGATTACAAGCGTCAGGAAATCCAAGTGTATCCCCCAAGTGATTGCCTGCTGCTGAAGCCTGTCGAAGTCACAAACATAGATTACAAGCGTCAGGAAATCCTAGTGTCTCCCCCAAGTAACAACTTGTCATATTCTTTCATCAGAAACTTAACCTTATTCAGTTGTCCTACTTCTGTTGCAAGAGATACATATGCGTATCAAGTCCACTGCCTCGGTGACCCTGGCAGCAGAATTTATGCCCTTGATTCTACATATCAATTAGAAAATCTCTTCGAGAATCTACAATCTTGTTCAAAGATGTATGATGTTTTATCTGGCAATTGGGAGGGTAATGGTTCTGTTCTTCAATTCAAATGGTCAAAACCAAATTGTACAGAATGTGAAGCGGAGGGAAAGATGTGTAGATGGAAGAACAATGGCACCAACAGTGAAATTGAATGTCAACGCGTGAGGAAACCAA GCAACACATGGAAATTAGTGGTTACAGGTGGAATTCTGGGTGCTTTGCTTCTTGTTCTACTGATGATTGCAGCATATCGGGTATATAGCACTGATAGGAAGGAAAAAGAGAGTCGATTAAGAATTGAAAGATTCTTGGAGGATTATAAAGCACTCAAACCAAGCAGGTATTCGTACGCAGATATTAAGAGGATTACAAATCAATTCAAGGACAAGTTGGGCGAAGGAGCCTATGGAACTGTCTTTAAAGGAATGCTCTCTTCTGAATTCTTTATTGCTGTCAAAGTCCTCAACAGTTCAAAGGGAGATGGGGAAGAGTTCGTAAATGAAGTGCGAACGATGGGTCATATCCACCATGTCAACGTGGCTCGCTTGGTTGGATTTTGTGCTGATGGATTTGTACGAGCTCTTGTTTCCCTGCAGGATTTTATTTCATCTGCAGATAGTAAGAATTCACTTCTTGGTTGGGATAAGCTGCAAGATATTGCCCTAGGCATAGCCAAAGGAATTGaatatcttcaccaaggatgcGATCTACGAATCCTGCATTTCGATATCAAGCCCCATAATGTGTTGCtagaccaaaacttcactccaAAAATTTCTGATTTTGGTTTGGCCAAGTTATGTTCCAAGGATCAAAGCTTGGTGTCCATAACTACAGCTAGGGGGACCATGGGCTATATTGCACCTGAAGTGTTCTCCAGGAATTTCGGAAATGTGTCTTACAAGGCAGATGTCTACAGCTTTGGAATGCTGCTGCTTGAGATGGtaggaggaaggaagaatatTGGTTCAACCACGGAGAACACTACAAATGAAATCTACTATCCACAGTGGATTTACAATCTTCTAGAGGAAGGGGATGACCTACGAATCCGTATTGGGCAAGAAGAAGATGGTAAAATTCCAAAGAAACTTGCTATTATAGGGTTATGGTGTATCCAATGGCACCCGTCGGATCGTCTTTCCATGAAAACAGCCGTTCAGATgttagaaggaggaggaggagaaagcTTGACCATGCCGCCTAATCCCTTCATGCCTACAGGTCCTACAACTAGAAATGCAAGACGCCTAGAGCGAGAAGCAATTGCTGAATTAGAGTAA